A stretch of the Candidatus Abyssobacteria bacterium SURF_5 genome encodes the following:
- the tsaA gene encoding tRNA (N6-threonylcarbamoyladenosine(37)-N6)-methyltransferase TrmO, with the protein MLEPIGVVRSELRNLEDAPRQGYEGAPDAWLEIYPPFRNALEGISPNSEVIILTWLHLADRDVLQVHPRGDPSRPLTGVFATRSPARPNPIGLHRVTVLEIDKKRGIRVHPLEAIDGTPVLDIKPVLVQSRDE; encoded by the coding sequence ATGCTGGAACCAATCGGAGTTGTGCGATCGGAACTCCGAAATCTGGAGGACGCGCCCCGCCAGGGGTATGAGGGAGCTCCCGATGCCTGGCTGGAAATCTATCCGCCGTTTCGCAATGCACTCGAAGGGATTTCTCCGAATTCCGAGGTCATCATCCTCACGTGGCTTCACCTTGCCGACCGCGACGTCCTGCAGGTTCATCCGCGCGGCGACCCCAGTAGACCGCTGACCGGCGTTTTCGCGACACGCTCGCCCGCCCGGCCAAACCCCATCGGACTGCACAGAGTCACCGTGCTCGAAATCGATAAAAAGCGCGGCATCAGAGTGCATCCTCTGGAGGCAATCGACGGCACGCCGGTCCTCGACATCAAGCCCGTTCTGGTTCAGTCGCGAGACGAGTAA